Proteins from a single region of Salvelinus fontinalis isolate EN_2023a chromosome 15, ASM2944872v1, whole genome shotgun sequence:
- the LOC129811464 gene encoding S-adenosylmethionine-dependent nucleotide dehydratase RSAD2-like has translation MTDRLRLAMSFSTQVVFVKMSLQLCISNIQHILTTVLAWIGVRGPQVRLTSTGKVNLVKVLQKNISQTATTPSSVNYHFTRQCNYKCGFCFHTAKTSFVLPIEEAKRGLQLLKQSGLEKINFSGGEPFLQDRGVFLGKLVQYCKQDLHLPSVSIVSNGSLIREKWFQKYGQYLDILAISCDSFDEDTNQTIGRAQGRKSHLDNLFKVREWCRDYKVAFKINSVINTFNVDEDMRENISELNPVRWKVFQCLLIDGENAGENSLREAKRFVISDQQFQDFLDRHSTISCLVPESNQKMRDSYLILDEYMRFLDCREGRKDPSKSILDVGVEEAIQFSGFDEKMFLKRGGKYVWSKADMGLEW, from the exons ATGACAGATAGGTTAAGACTAGCAATGTCGTTCTCTACTCAAGTCGTGTTTGTGAAGATGTCCCTGCAGCTTTGCATAAGTAACATCCAGCATATCTTAACAACTGTCCTGGCATGGATAGGTGTGCGCGGTCCGCAGGTGCGGTTGACATCTACAGGAAAAGTCAATCTAGTGAAGGTGTTGCAAAAGAATATATCTCAAACAGCGACAACTCCGAGCAGTGTCAATTATCATTTTACTCGACAGTGCAATTATAAGTGCGGTTTTTGTTTCCACACGGCAAAAACGTCTTTTGTCCTGCCCATTGAGGAAGCAAAGAGAGGTTTACAGCTTCTGAAGCAATCAG gacTGGAAAAGATTAACTTCTCTGGTGGAGAGCCTTTCTTACAGGACAGAGGTGTTTTCTTGGGTAAATTAGTCCAGTACTGCAAACAAGACCTCCATCTCCCAAGTGTCAGTATTGTCAGCAATGGCAGCCTGATCAGAGAGAAGTGGTTCCAGAAATATG GCCAATACCTGGACATTCTGGCCATTTCCTGTGACAGCTTTGATGAGGACACCAACCAGACTATAGGCAGAGCCCAGGGCAGGAAGAGCCACCTTGACAACCTCTTCAAAGTCCGGGAGTGGTGCCGAGACTACAAAGTGGCGTTCAAAATCAACTCTGTGATCAACACCTTCAATGTGGATGAAGACATGAGAGAAAACATTTCTGAACTCAACCCTGTACGCTGGAAG gtgttcCAGTGTCTACTGATCGATGGGGAGAATGCTGGGGAGAACAGTCTAAGGGAGGCAAAGAGGTTTGTCATCAGCGATCAGCAGTTTCAGGACTTCCTGGATAGACACAGCACCATCAGCTGTCTGGTACCTGAATCCAATCAGAAG ATGAGAGATTCCTACCTCATCCTGGATGAATAT ATGCGTTTCCTGGATtgcagagaggggaggaaggatcCATCCAAGTCCATCCTTGATGTTGGCGTGGAGGAGGCCATTCAGTTCAGTGGCTTTGACGAGAAGATGTTCCTAAAGAGAGGAGGGAAATATGTATGGAGCAAAGCTGACATGGGGCTAGAGTGGTGA